The region CGCCGGCGGCGTCGCGCAGGATGCGGCCGCCGTCGGGATCGACGGCGCCGCGCGCGATGCCGGCCAGGTCGAGCATGGCGCGGTTGAGCCAGGCGGCGTGACCGTCCACGCGGCGCAGGCAGACCGGCCGGTCCGAGACGCCCTCGAGGTCGCCCCAGGTGGGGAACGCCCCGCCCGGCCAGCGGCTCTGGTCCCAGCCGCGGCCGCGGATGACCTGCGCCTCGGGATGTTCGGCCGCCCACTTCGCCGTGAGCGCCGCCGCCTCGGCCGCCGAGCGCGCGTCCATCAGCATCACCTGCTCGCGCAGCTTGCCGAGGCCCGAGACGTGCATGTGGGCGTCGTGCAGGCCGGGCAGCGCCAGCGCGCCGGGCAGGCGCACGATCTCCCACGGCGTGTCGCGGGGCGTCTCGCCGTAGATTTCGAGGATGCGGCCGTCGCGGTCGACGGCGATCGCCGCGGCCTCGGGCGCCGTCGGGTCGCCGGTCCAGAACACCGGACCGGTGAAGATGCGCACGGCGGTGTCGGTCTCCTCGGGCGGTTCGTCGCCGGCGAGCGACGCGGCGGCG is a window of bacterium DNA encoding:
- a CDS encoding amidohydrolase family protein; its protein translation is MRCVLALMMVFAAASLAGDEPPEETDTAVRIFTGPVFWTGDPTAPEAAAIAVDRDGRILEIYGETPRDTPWEIVRLPGALALPGLHDAHMHVSGLGKLREQVMLMDARSAAEAAALTAKWAAEHPEAQVIRGRGWDQSRWPGGAFPTWGDLEGVSDRPVCLRRVDGHAAWLNRAMLDLAGIARGAVDPDGGRILRDAAG